The following proteins are encoded in a genomic region of Chitinivorax sp. B:
- a CDS encoding alkaline phosphatase: MIAASLVAMAFPLVSQAAGEAKNVIFFLGDGMGPTTVTAARIYKYGEAGSLQMERLTRTARIKTFSNDAQTTDSAPSMAAYMTGIKMNNEVISMTADTRAISPNSAGVGNCGANNGKSVETILELAKAKGKAVGAVTTTRVTHATPAATYSHTCHRDAESDIAAQAVPGGTGYNTALKDGLDVLLGGGRQYFIPKADGGTRPDGRNLINEMKAQGYTYADTGAALRAVDGKVVNKLFGLFHKSHMDYELDRAKKNLDQPNLAEMAVKAVDVLSKSPNGYFLMVEGGRIDHALHGTNAKRVMEDTIAFDDAIKAVLDKVDLNNTLVVFTADHDHTMTINGYSRRGNSILDVSRSYRDKDCTDAKDPRTCAPNKDADGNTYTTLVFGNGPNRKDVRTTLVSGDIDKSMVLHDDYRQETGVRMSSETHGGGDVMLGASGAGSKGFKGTLDNTKVFGLLKAVMGL, encoded by the coding sequence ATGATCGCTGCCAGCCTGGTGGCAATGGCATTCCCGCTGGTGTCCCAAGCTGCGGGCGAGGCCAAGAACGTCATCTTCTTTTTGGGGGATGGCATGGGGCCGACAACTGTCACCGCTGCACGGATCTACAAATATGGCGAAGCTGGCAGCCTGCAGATGGAAAGACTGACCCGCACCGCCCGTATCAAGACATTTTCGAATGATGCACAGACAACTGATTCTGCCCCATCGATGGCGGCTTATATGACGGGCATCAAGATGAACAACGAGGTCATCTCGATGACCGCTGATACCCGGGCCATCTCGCCTAATTCCGCCGGTGTGGGTAATTGCGGTGCCAATAATGGCAAGTCCGTGGAAACGATTCTTGAACTGGCCAAGGCCAAGGGCAAGGCGGTTGGCGCGGTCACCACCACCCGTGTGACCCATGCTACTCCCGCAGCAACTTACTCGCATACCTGCCATCGCGATGCCGAGAGCGACATTGCGGCACAGGCCGTGCCGGGTGGCACTGGGTATAACACTGCCCTGAAGGACGGGCTGGATGTATTGCTGGGTGGTGGCAGGCAGTATTTCATCCCGAAGGCCGATGGCGGTACTCGGCCGGACGGACGTAATCTGATCAACGAAATGAAGGCACAAGGCTATACCTATGCCGATACCGGCGCGGCACTACGCGCGGTCGATGGCAAGGTAGTCAACAAATTGTTCGGTCTGTTCCACAAAAGCCACATGGATTACGAGCTGGATCGCGCCAAGAAGAACTTGGATCAGCCCAACCTGGCTGAAATGGCCGTGAAGGCTGTGGATGTACTGAGTAAGAGCCCGAACGGTTACTTCCTGATGGTGGAAGGCGGTCGTATTGACCATGCACTGCACGGTACCAATGCTAAACGGGTCATGGAAGACACCATTGCCTTCGATGACGCCATCAAAGCCGTGTTGGACAAGGTGGACCTGAACAATACGCTGGTGGTATTCACCGCCGATCATGACCACACCATGACCATCAATGGTTACTCACGCCGTGGCAACTCGATCCTGGATGTGTCGCGCAGTTATCGGGACAAGGATTGTACCGATGCCAAGGACCCGCGAACCTGCGCTCCGAACAAGGATGCAGACGGTAATACTTATACCACGCTGGTATTTGGTAACGGGCCGAACCGCAAGGACGTTCGCACCACGCTGGTGTCGGGTGATATCGACAAGAGCATGGTGCTGCATGATGATTATCGGCAGGAAACGGGTGTCAGAATGTCATCTGAAACCCATGGCGGTGGCGATGTGATGCTGGGTGCCAGCGGCGCAGGTTCCAAAGGTTTCAAAGGCACACTGGACAACACCAAGGTATTTGGTTTGTTGAAAGCGGTCATGGGCCTGTAA